Proteins encoded together in one Drosophila albomicans strain 15112-1751.03 chromosome 2R, ASM965048v2, whole genome shotgun sequence window:
- the LOC117576465 gene encoding uncharacterized protein LOC117576465 isoform X1 — translation MATNNNNNSSAVASPRDSMEGHDEVDFVLTTTHNNNNDYDDLSSASGAIISAKATTTNTTATVTPNNEPNVTNSNNSNTLKKSKERRTLFHFGSKKSTNKSQTTESEAVPPTTATTGSLLLPPTPPVPIGTPPRQHKFVKSSSIARLLGNTYNARKFERQEQKRLANEASGKFHTFSGRQRGAGPYLERFKRMAKEDGDIAGSDDTVQVTNVMTLTTDSRDLQYGSRQEHVGRSEDQLSTKAMRTLTRGLGKLWWKRTHSVDISTPDPEYKVSYLGNVLTGWAKAGEGCVEKQLNTLWRNYTQHSKPDVIMRVKVCASGLKATTRQHGLTEYWANRITYCCAPKNYPRVFCWIYRHEGRKLKHELRCHAVLCSKEKIAQDICETLKDNLESALREFKREKILKQNARLSLANAVYDNPSLPRRKIMLSVGGNNYRPPLERSKSAPKLMAIEEAIGEEEGDEIEDTNEPEMKSCCQRDSLYPAMTLGRRRCRRGHSIRRTGKIQAAVSCCSHQAEAALVPEGDAHSSTPGTPVVNDGSDSDEFEKLLKFDTTLSNELLPYFDMLHKNSSQSLGSLSELHVEPVPESEEVEDEGEPLSLLPTINSDPSADPQADYDNEDVVHLRRSGVCSDGEEDYLDDADDHYFRQAAMLTMLHRSSMRKRNSDQASLQYRHQAQSSISSNASSSTTASGTAAQGAAMGTQQCLASPDSDEGSISSGCETASTVTNANQEEYNKTQSNNNAVQHQVLEQILIYQRLEESKRRQQLRHNSDATNYSSSSSITLKHNSSSPAESLNDLEVSDPQKPLEADVDGDGGVSDDDSECSDESGYVEYQEKERNQANAGVIAPVVAPVKPQLPPKPAPRRSLNGVVAAKVAVERQAIAAGARTGTGTAV, via the exons GGGATTCGATGGAGGGTCACGATGAAGTCGACTTCGTGTTGACAACCAcgcacaacaataacaacgactaCGATGATTTAAGCAGCGCCAGCGGAGCGATTATCAGCGCcaaagcaacaaccacaaacaccacagcaacagtcacACCAAACAATGAACCAAATgtcaccaacagcaacaacagcaacactttgAAGAAGTCAAAGGAGCGTCGCACACTCTTCCATTTCGGCAGCAAGAAATCAACCAACAAATCACAAACCACAGAGTCGGAGGCAGTTCCTCCAACCACGGCAACCACAGGCAgcttgctgctgccaccgacGCCTCCAGTGCCAATTGGAACACCGCCTAGGCAGCATAAGTTCgtgaagagcagcagcattgcCCGGCTGCTGGGGAACACTTACAATGCTAGGAAGTTCGAGCGGCAGGAGCAGAAGCGTCTGGCGAACGAGGCGAGCGGCAAATTTCATACATTCAGCGGTCGCCAGCGTGGAGCTGGTCCGTATCTGGAGCGTTTCAAGCGCATGGCCAAGGAGGATGGCGACATTGCCGGCAGCGATGACACCGTGCAAGTGACCAATGTGATGACGCTGACGACAGACTCGCGGGATCTGCAGTATGGCAGTCGACAGGAGCATGTGGGACGCAGCGAGGATCAACTGAGTACCAAGGCGATGCGCACGCTGACTCGCGGTCTCGGCAAGCTCTGGTGGAAGCGAACACACAGCGTCGACATTAGCACACCAGATCCGGAGTATAAGGTGTCGTATTTGGGCAATGTGCTAACCGGTTGGGCCAAGG CAGGCGAGGGCTGCGTGGAGAAGCAGCTGAATACGCTGTGGCGCAATTACACACAGCATTCCAAGCCGGATGTCATCATGCGTGTGAAGGTCTGTGCCTCAGGACTGAAGGCAACCACTAGACAACATGGACTCACCGAGTACTGGGCCAATCGCATCACCTATTGCTGTGCACCCAAGAATTATCCGCGTGTCTTTTGCTGGATCTACAGACACGAGGGCAGAAAACTGAAGCACGAGCTGCGCTGTCATGCTGTGCTCTGCAGCAAGGAGAAGATTGCTCAGGATATTTGTGAGACACTAAAG GACAACTTGGAAAGCGCATTGCGGGAATTTAAACGCGAGAAAATTCTCAAACAAAATGCGCGTCTCAGTCTGGCGAATGCCGTCTACGACAATCCCAGTCTGCCGCGTCGCAAGATCATGCTGAGCGTGGGCGGCAACAATTACAGACCACCACTGGAGCGCTCCAAATCGGCGCCCAAGCTGATGGCCATCGAGGAAGCCATTGGCGAAGAGGAGGGCGACGAAATCGAGGACACCAACGAGCCTGAAATGAAGTCCTGTTGCCAACGCGACTCCCTGTATCCGGCCATGACGTTGGGCCGTAGACGCTGTCGTCGTGGTCACTCCATTCGACGCACGGGCAAAATACAAGCGGCGGTCAGCTGCTGCTCACATCAGGCAGAAGCAGCGCTAGTGCCAGAGGGGGATGCACACAGCAGCACACCTGGCACACCAGTTGTCAACGATGGCTCCGACTCAGATGAGTTTGAGAAGCTGCTGAAGTTCGACACGACGCTGAGCAACGAGCTGCTGCCGTACTTTGACATGCTGCACAAAAACAGCAGTCAGAGCCTGGGAAGTCTCAGTGAGCTGCACGTGGAACCAGTGCCAGAGTCTGAGGAGGTAGAAGACGAGGGCGAACCGCTTAGCTTATTGCCCACCATAAACAGTGATCCTAGCGCTGATCCGCAAGCTGACTACGACAACGAGGATGTTGTGCATCTACGTCGCTCGGGTGTCTGCAGCGATGGCGAAGAGGATTACCTGGACGATGCTGATGATCACTACTTTCGGCAGGCAGCCATGCTCACCATGCTGCACCGCAGCTCAATGCGCAAGCGCAATAGCGATCAGGCGAGCCTGCAGTATCGCCATCAAGCGCAGTCATCCATCTCTTCGAATGCTTCCAGCTCAACGACAGCCAGCGGCACAGCAGCCCAAGGCGCTGCAATGGGAACGCAACAGTGCCTGGCGAGTCCGGACAGCGATGAGGGCTCCATATCCAGTGGTTGCGAGACGGCCAGCACGGTCACAAATGCCAATCAGGAGGAGTACAATAAGacgcaaagcaacaacaatgcagtACAGCATCAGGTGCTCGAACAGATATTGATCTACCAAAGACTGGAGGAGTCGAAGCGCAGACAGCAACTGCGCCACAACAGCGACGCCACCAACTACAGCAGCTCCAGCAGCATCACCCTTAAGCACAACTCTTCATCCCCAGCCGAATCCCTAAACGATCTTGAGGTATCTGATCCACAGAAGCCATTGGAAGCCGatgtcgatggcgatggcggcGTGTCGGACGATGACTCGGAGTGTAGCGACGAGAGCGGCTATGTGGAGTACCAGGAAAAGGAACGCAACCAGGCGAATGCTGGCGTCATTGCGCCCGTTGTGGCGCCCGTTAAGCCACAGTTGCCACCCAAGCCAGCGCCAAGGCGTTCGCTTAACGGAGTAGTTGCCGCCAAGGTCGCTGTCGAGCGACAGGCAATTGCAGCTGGGGCACGGACAGGAACAGGAACAGCTGTCTGA
- the LOC117576465 gene encoding uncharacterized protein LOC117576465 isoform X2 yields MATNNNNNSSAVASPRDSMEGHDEVDFVLTTTHNNNNDYDDLSSASGAIISAKATTTNTTATVTPNNEPNVTNSNNSNTLKKSKERRTLFHFGSKKSTNKSQTTESEAVPPTTATTGSLLLPPTPPVPIGTPPRQHKFVKSSSIARLLGNTYNARKFERQEQKRLANEASGKFHTFSGRQRGAGPYLERFKRMAKEDGDIAGSDDTVQVTNVMTLTTDSRDLQYGSRQEHVGRSEDQLSTKAMRTLTRGLGKLWWKRTHSVDISTPDPEYKVSYLGNVLTGWAKGEGCVEKQLNTLWRNYTQHSKPDVIMRVKVCASGLKATTRQHGLTEYWANRITYCCAPKNYPRVFCWIYRHEGRKLKHELRCHAVLCSKEKIAQDICETLKDNLESALREFKREKILKQNARLSLANAVYDNPSLPRRKIMLSVGGNNYRPPLERSKSAPKLMAIEEAIGEEEGDEIEDTNEPEMKSCCQRDSLYPAMTLGRRRCRRGHSIRRTGKIQAAVSCCSHQAEAALVPEGDAHSSTPGTPVVNDGSDSDEFEKLLKFDTTLSNELLPYFDMLHKNSSQSLGSLSELHVEPVPESEEVEDEGEPLSLLPTINSDPSADPQADYDNEDVVHLRRSGVCSDGEEDYLDDADDHYFRQAAMLTMLHRSSMRKRNSDQASLQYRHQAQSSISSNASSSTTASGTAAQGAAMGTQQCLASPDSDEGSISSGCETASTVTNANQEEYNKTQSNNNAVQHQVLEQILIYQRLEESKRRQQLRHNSDATNYSSSSSITLKHNSSSPAESLNDLEVSDPQKPLEADVDGDGGVSDDDSECSDESGYVEYQEKERNQANAGVIAPVVAPVKPQLPPKPAPRRSLNGVVAAKVAVERQAIAAGARTGTGTAV; encoded by the exons GGGATTCGATGGAGGGTCACGATGAAGTCGACTTCGTGTTGACAACCAcgcacaacaataacaacgactaCGATGATTTAAGCAGCGCCAGCGGAGCGATTATCAGCGCcaaagcaacaaccacaaacaccacagcaacagtcacACCAAACAATGAACCAAATgtcaccaacagcaacaacagcaacactttgAAGAAGTCAAAGGAGCGTCGCACACTCTTCCATTTCGGCAGCAAGAAATCAACCAACAAATCACAAACCACAGAGTCGGAGGCAGTTCCTCCAACCACGGCAACCACAGGCAgcttgctgctgccaccgacGCCTCCAGTGCCAATTGGAACACCGCCTAGGCAGCATAAGTTCgtgaagagcagcagcattgcCCGGCTGCTGGGGAACACTTACAATGCTAGGAAGTTCGAGCGGCAGGAGCAGAAGCGTCTGGCGAACGAGGCGAGCGGCAAATTTCATACATTCAGCGGTCGCCAGCGTGGAGCTGGTCCGTATCTGGAGCGTTTCAAGCGCATGGCCAAGGAGGATGGCGACATTGCCGGCAGCGATGACACCGTGCAAGTGACCAATGTGATGACGCTGACGACAGACTCGCGGGATCTGCAGTATGGCAGTCGACAGGAGCATGTGGGACGCAGCGAGGATCAACTGAGTACCAAGGCGATGCGCACGCTGACTCGCGGTCTCGGCAAGCTCTGGTGGAAGCGAACACACAGCGTCGACATTAGCACACCAGATCCGGAGTATAAGGTGTCGTATTTGGGCAATGTGCTAACCGGTTGGGCCAAGG GCGAGGGCTGCGTGGAGAAGCAGCTGAATACGCTGTGGCGCAATTACACACAGCATTCCAAGCCGGATGTCATCATGCGTGTGAAGGTCTGTGCCTCAGGACTGAAGGCAACCACTAGACAACATGGACTCACCGAGTACTGGGCCAATCGCATCACCTATTGCTGTGCACCCAAGAATTATCCGCGTGTCTTTTGCTGGATCTACAGACACGAGGGCAGAAAACTGAAGCACGAGCTGCGCTGTCATGCTGTGCTCTGCAGCAAGGAGAAGATTGCTCAGGATATTTGTGAGACACTAAAG GACAACTTGGAAAGCGCATTGCGGGAATTTAAACGCGAGAAAATTCTCAAACAAAATGCGCGTCTCAGTCTGGCGAATGCCGTCTACGACAATCCCAGTCTGCCGCGTCGCAAGATCATGCTGAGCGTGGGCGGCAACAATTACAGACCACCACTGGAGCGCTCCAAATCGGCGCCCAAGCTGATGGCCATCGAGGAAGCCATTGGCGAAGAGGAGGGCGACGAAATCGAGGACACCAACGAGCCTGAAATGAAGTCCTGTTGCCAACGCGACTCCCTGTATCCGGCCATGACGTTGGGCCGTAGACGCTGTCGTCGTGGTCACTCCATTCGACGCACGGGCAAAATACAAGCGGCGGTCAGCTGCTGCTCACATCAGGCAGAAGCAGCGCTAGTGCCAGAGGGGGATGCACACAGCAGCACACCTGGCACACCAGTTGTCAACGATGGCTCCGACTCAGATGAGTTTGAGAAGCTGCTGAAGTTCGACACGACGCTGAGCAACGAGCTGCTGCCGTACTTTGACATGCTGCACAAAAACAGCAGTCAGAGCCTGGGAAGTCTCAGTGAGCTGCACGTGGAACCAGTGCCAGAGTCTGAGGAGGTAGAAGACGAGGGCGAACCGCTTAGCTTATTGCCCACCATAAACAGTGATCCTAGCGCTGATCCGCAAGCTGACTACGACAACGAGGATGTTGTGCATCTACGTCGCTCGGGTGTCTGCAGCGATGGCGAAGAGGATTACCTGGACGATGCTGATGATCACTACTTTCGGCAGGCAGCCATGCTCACCATGCTGCACCGCAGCTCAATGCGCAAGCGCAATAGCGATCAGGCGAGCCTGCAGTATCGCCATCAAGCGCAGTCATCCATCTCTTCGAATGCTTCCAGCTCAACGACAGCCAGCGGCACAGCAGCCCAAGGCGCTGCAATGGGAACGCAACAGTGCCTGGCGAGTCCGGACAGCGATGAGGGCTCCATATCCAGTGGTTGCGAGACGGCCAGCACGGTCACAAATGCCAATCAGGAGGAGTACAATAAGacgcaaagcaacaacaatgcagtACAGCATCAGGTGCTCGAACAGATATTGATCTACCAAAGACTGGAGGAGTCGAAGCGCAGACAGCAACTGCGCCACAACAGCGACGCCACCAACTACAGCAGCTCCAGCAGCATCACCCTTAAGCACAACTCTTCATCCCCAGCCGAATCCCTAAACGATCTTGAGGTATCTGATCCACAGAAGCCATTGGAAGCCGatgtcgatggcgatggcggcGTGTCGGACGATGACTCGGAGTGTAGCGACGAGAGCGGCTATGTGGAGTACCAGGAAAAGGAACGCAACCAGGCGAATGCTGGCGTCATTGCGCCCGTTGTGGCGCCCGTTAAGCCACAGTTGCCACCCAAGCCAGCGCCAAGGCGTTCGCTTAACGGAGTAGTTGCCGCCAAGGTCGCTGTCGAGCGACAGGCAATTGCAGCTGGGGCACGGACAGGAACAGGAACAGCTGTCTGA